One part of the Arachidicoccus terrestris genome encodes these proteins:
- a CDS encoding GDSL-type esterase/lipase family protein has protein sequence MFTKNSFILLLLMVPLTGSFAQKVKIACVGNSVTYGYSLADPATESYPAVLQKMLGDGYQVGNFGHSGATLLKRGHNPYFKTPEFKKAISMQADIVVIHLGLNDTDPRDFPNYRDAFIADYNWLIDTFRRASPGARIYICKMTPIFTGHPRFLSSTQAWYKAVQNKIGQVARINHCGLIDLYTAFHNRPDLITDAPTLHPNKAGAYHLATIVRQYLTGEYGGLQVAGIFTDNMILQRDKTVPVWGMANSGQQITVTFHHRQWTTTAGANGKWRVDLPAFKASATPAVLKVATTDTSCVFHNVLIGDVWLCSGQSNMYFSVQQSLGGGALAKNAKPAQNLRLLKYTPYAETDNAVWDSVALKKANELDFFSGRWTLNRPADVAAFSAVAYVFGLQVQRREQVPVGLIELAVGGSPLISWLDRTTLEENPAFEPALHNWRHSDYLMEWNRQRAGKNLEKAASPFQRHPYEPCFNYEAGIAKINRFPIKGIIWYQGESDAGNAELYSRLFPVFVKDWRASFGKDIPFYYVQLSSMDRPSWNYFRDAQRRLLQVVPLSGMAVTSDLGDSLNVHYPNKIPVGRRLAKIALKDTYHHAEVISSGPTLDSIFVKGRQLILRFNHGQGLTTSDGRPLRGFQIFNQLGTLQTVPAEIRSNRVYIQIPAGTTAQQVVYGWKPFSRANLVNAAGLPASTFLKTLQINN, from the coding sequence ATGTTTACTAAAAACAGTTTCATACTCCTTTTATTGATGGTACCCTTGACCGGCAGCTTTGCACAAAAAGTGAAAATAGCCTGCGTGGGCAACTCCGTCACGTATGGCTATAGCCTGGCAGACCCGGCCACCGAGTCCTACCCGGCTGTCTTACAAAAAATGCTGGGTGACGGCTACCAGGTAGGCAATTTCGGCCATAGCGGCGCGACCCTGCTCAAGCGGGGGCACAATCCTTACTTTAAAACGCCGGAGTTTAAAAAAGCCATCAGCATGCAGGCAGATATTGTTGTTATCCACCTCGGGTTAAACGATACGGATCCGCGGGATTTTCCTAACTACCGGGATGCGTTTATCGCGGATTATAACTGGCTCATCGATACCTTTCGCCGGGCCAGTCCGGGCGCCCGTATTTATATCTGTAAGATGACACCTATTTTTACCGGACACCCCCGGTTTTTATCCAGTACCCAGGCCTGGTATAAAGCCGTACAAAATAAAATCGGGCAAGTAGCCAGGATCAACCACTGCGGCCTGATCGACCTCTACACGGCTTTTCACAACCGGCCTGACCTGATTACAGATGCCCCTACGCTGCACCCCAATAAAGCGGGGGCCTATCACCTGGCAACCATAGTCCGTCAATACCTGACGGGGGAATATGGAGGCCTTCAGGTAGCCGGTATTTTCACGGACAACATGATCCTTCAAAGAGATAAAACGGTTCCTGTCTGGGGGATGGCTAACAGCGGTCAGCAGATTACGGTCACCTTCCATCACCGGCAGTGGACAACAACGGCCGGGGCCAACGGAAAATGGCGTGTGGACTTACCTGCTTTTAAGGCCTCCGCTACACCGGCGGTTTTAAAAGTCGCCACCACAGATACGTCCTGTGTATTCCATAATGTTTTAATCGGCGATGTCTGGCTCTGTTCTGGCCAGTCCAATATGTACTTTTCTGTCCAACAGAGCCTGGGCGGTGGCGCCCTGGCCAAAAATGCAAAGCCGGCGCAAAACCTGCGGTTGTTAAAATATACACCGTATGCAGAAACCGACAATGCGGTCTGGGACAGCGTTGCTTTAAAGAAAGCCAATGAACTGGATTTTTTCAGTGGCCGGTGGACCTTAAACAGGCCGGCAGACGTGGCGGCCTTCTCCGCCGTCGCTTACGTGTTCGGTCTTCAGGTCCAGCGACGGGAGCAGGTGCCCGTTGGCCTGATTGAACTCGCCGTTGGCGGTTCTCCGCTTATCTCCTGGCTGGATAGAACAACGCTGGAAGAAAATCCTGCTTTTGAGCCTGCCCTGCATAACTGGCGCCACTCCGACTACCTGATGGAATGGAACCGGCAAAGAGCCGGTAAAAACCTGGAAAAAGCGGCCTCTCCCTTTCAGAGGCATCCTTATGAGCCCTGCTTTAACTATGAGGCCGGTATTGCCAAAATAAACCGGTTTCCCATAAAAGGCATCATTTGGTATCAGGGAGAAAGCGACGCCGGAAACGCGGAACTCTACAGCCGGTTATTCCCGGTCTTTGTCAAAGACTGGCGCGCATCCTTTGGAAAGGACATCCCCTTTTATTACGTGCAGCTCTCCAGTATGGACCGGCCTTCCTGGAATTACTTCCGGGACGCGCAGCGCCGGCTCCTCCAGGTGGTGCCCCTGAGTGGCATGGCGGTAACCAGTGACCTGGGTGACTCGCTGAACGTCCATTATCCAAACAAAATACCGGTTGGCCGCCGCCTGGCTAAAATAGCGCTCAAAGACACCTATCACCATGCAGAGGTGATCTCTTCTGGCCCCACCTTGGACAGTATTTTCGTAAAAGGCCGCCAGCTGATACTGAGATTCAACCACGGCCAGGGACTGACCACTTCGGACGGGCGGCCGCTGCGTGGCTTTCAGATTTTCAACCAGCTCGGTACGTTACAGACGGTTCCTGCTGAGATCCGCAGCAACCGGGTATATATACAGATCCCGGCAGGAACAACGGCGCAGCAGGTCGTGTACGGGTGGAAGCCCTTCAGCCGGGCCAATCTGGTGAACGCCGCCGGCCTGCCGGCCAGCACTTTTTTGAAGACCTTACAAATAAATAATTGA
- a CDS encoding AGE family epimerase/isomerase, translating into MHLDTTYLKKHFEFYRHQLLEDTLPFWFPRSVDQEHGGYLFMRDADGTLLDDDKAVWIQGRAAWLLATLYNTVEKKQAWLDAAATGIEFLTRHCFDTDGRMFFHVTRDGRPIRKRRYFFSETFAVIAMAAYGKASGDEQIARRARDLFSRCMQYADGRLPLPEKFTATRLVKGIGVPMIMLNTAQQLRDTVGDPGCDAVIDHCIGEIDTYFVKDDIRCVMEQVSPAGDIIDHIDERTLTPGHAIEGAWFILAEARHRNNDPRLIDLGCRMLDYMWERGWDQQYGGIFYFRDVYHKPVQQYWQDMKFWWPHNETIIATLLAYTLTGNEKYKQWHGLVHNYSYRHFHDPQAGEWFGYLHRDGRVAQTAKGNLFKGPFHLPRQEWFCMQLIKDCLKA; encoded by the coding sequence ATGCATCTGGACACCACTTATCTGAAAAAACATTTTGAGTTCTACCGGCACCAGCTTTTAGAAGATACCCTCCCCTTCTGGTTTCCCAGAAGCGTGGATCAGGAGCATGGCGGCTACCTATTTATGCGGGACGCAGACGGAACGCTTTTAGATGATGACAAAGCCGTATGGATACAGGGACGCGCAGCCTGGCTGTTGGCAACCTTATATAATACCGTAGAAAAAAAACAGGCATGGCTGGACGCAGCCGCTACCGGCATTGAATTTTTAACCCGGCACTGTTTTGATACCGACGGACGCATGTTCTTTCATGTGACCAGAGACGGCCGTCCCATCCGGAAGCGCAGGTATTTCTTTTCGGAAACTTTTGCCGTCATCGCCATGGCTGCATACGGGAAAGCCAGCGGAGATGAACAGATAGCCCGGCGGGCCCGGGACTTATTTAGCCGTTGCATGCAATATGCAGACGGCAGGTTGCCTTTACCGGAGAAATTCACGGCGACCAGACTCGTTAAAGGCATCGGCGTTCCCATGATTATGCTCAATACAGCCCAGCAACTCAGAGACACTGTCGGAGATCCCGGCTGCGATGCCGTGATCGATCACTGTATAGGGGAAATTGACACCTATTTTGTCAAAGATGATATCCGGTGTGTAATGGAACAGGTGAGTCCGGCCGGTGACATCATTGATCATATTGATGAGCGGACCCTGACGCCCGGTCATGCCATAGAGGGTGCCTGGTTTATCCTGGCAGAAGCGCGTCACAGAAATAACGACCCGAGGTTAATCGATCTGGGATGCCGGATGCTGGATTATATGTGGGAAAGAGGCTGGGATCAGCAGTACGGGGGCATTTTCTATTTCAGGGATGTTTATCATAAGCCGGTGCAACAGTACTGGCAGGACATGAAATTCTGGTGGCCGCATAATGAAACGATCATCGCTACCTTACTGGCCTATACCCTCACCGGTAATGAAAAATATAAGCAGTGGCACGGGCTGGTACATAATTATTCTTACCGGCATTTTCATGACCCGCAGGCAGGAGAATGGTTTGGCTATCTTCACCGCGATGGACGCGTTGCCCAAACAGCCAAAGGCAACCTGTTTAAAGGGCCCTTTCATTTACCCAGACAGGAATGGTTTTGCATGCAGCTGATCAAGGACTGCCTGAAGGCCT